From Magnolia sinica isolate HGM2019 chromosome 13, MsV1, whole genome shotgun sequence, one genomic window encodes:
- the LOC131223114 gene encoding glycosyltransferase BC10, producing the protein MLSPTPFSLCCTLLLCLPLAFFFSTTTTSDPINNTPNENTHNESPTIPSRSAQNTTKNPSLTLSALHHYDGDNDDDLLFRLAARTNPNPKTPKKIAFMFLTTTPLPFHPLWHLFFYPNQTHKNIPQNLFNIYIHADPTHPYEPPFTGLFAARTIPSRSTRRSDPSLIAAARRLLAHALLHDPSNAMFALLSPSCIPLRSFSFVYRTLTTCSTKSFIEILRDEPGLHARYSARGEDVMLPEVPFENFRVGSQFFVLTRRHARLVVKDRRLWAKFKLPCARVDTCYPEEHYFPTLLSMADARACVPATLTHVDWTGSVGGHPRMYEDEEVGPELIRELQNARPRYGVWNGSVEYPFLFARKFAPESLEPLMKMASDVIFRD; encoded by the coding sequence ATGCTCTCTCCCACCCCTTTCTCCCTCTGTTGCACTCTTCTCCTATGCCTACCACTCGCCTTCTTCTTCTCCACCACCACAACTTCCGACCCCATCAACAACACCCCCAACGAAAACACCCACAACGAAAGCCCAACGATCCCCTCTCGCAGCGCCCAAAACACTACCAAAAACCCCAGCTTGACACTCTCTGCTCTGCACCACTATGACGGCGACAACGATGACGATTTGCTCTTCCGATTAGCCGCCCGAACAAACCCCAACCCCAAAACCCCGAAAAAGATCGCTTTCATGTTCCTCACCACCACCCCTCTCCCTTTCCACCCTCTCTGGCATCTCTTCTTCTACCCAAACCAAACCCACAAAAATATCCCCCAAAACCTTTTCAATATCTACATCCACGCCGACCCAACTCACCCCTACGAGCCCCCTTTCACCGGACTCTTCGCCGCCCGCACCATCCCTTCCAGATCCACCCGCCGCTCCGATCCGTCTCTGATCGCCGCCGCGCGTCGTCTCCTCGCCCATGCCCTCCTCCACGACCCCTCCAACGCCATGTTCGCCCTCCTATCCCCTTCCTGCATCCCGCTTCGCTCATTCTCCTTCGTCTACAGGACGCTCACCACCTGTTCGACGAAAAGTTTCATAGAGATTCTTAGGGACGAACCAGGCTTACACGCGCGCTACTCGGCCCGTGGCGAGGACGTGATGCTGCCGGAGGTGCCGTTCGAGAATTTCCGCGTCGGGTCGCAGTTCTTCGTGCTGACGCGTAGGCACGCGCGTCTCGTGGTGAAGGATCGGCGGCTGTGGGCGAAGTTCAAGCTGCCGTGTGCAAGGGTCGACACGTGTTACCCGGAAGAGCATTACTTCCCCACGCTGCTGAGCATGGCTGACGCACGCGCGTGCGTGCCAGCGACTCTCACGCACGTGGACTGGACAGGAAGCGTAGGCGGTCATCCCCGCATGTACGAAGACGAGGAGGTGGGGCCTGAGCTCATACGCGAGCTGCAGAATGCGAGGCCGAGGTATGGGGTTTGGAATGGGAGCGTGGAGTATCCGTTTTTGTTCGCGCGAAAATTCGCGCCCGAGTCCTTAGAGCCGCTGATGAAGATGGCGAGTGACGTCATCTTTCGAGATTGA